One Luteitalea sp. DNA segment encodes these proteins:
- a CDS encoding MFS transporter encodes MSRPIRHLRWYIGGLLFLSTVINYIDRQTLSVLGPYLKTEYQWTNTDFALVLIAFRVAYAIGQTLAGRLVDRLGTRTGSSLAVLRYSVAAMATSLATGLRSFAAFRFALGLGEAGNWPGATKAVSEWFPRRESGWAVALFDSGSSIGGALAPWIVLTIYHAFGSWRPAFLLTGMLGLLWLLAFRTLYRRPEDHGRLSVEEREYILADRPTLTSSEEQATQAMPYRTLLGLRQTWGYILSKSFTDPVWFFITDWFAILTFGLPVNEGRFSSAAEIDGFYRQLLEQFRAVPGVVRASV; translated from the coding sequence CTGAGTCGACCGATTAGACACTTGCGATGGTACATCGGTGGCCTTCTGTTCCTCTCGACGGTCATCAACTACATCGATCGGCAGACGCTGAGCGTCCTCGGCCCGTACCTGAAGACCGAGTATCAGTGGACGAACACCGACTTCGCGCTCGTCCTCATCGCCTTCCGCGTCGCCTACGCGATCGGCCAGACGCTCGCCGGCCGTCTGGTCGACCGACTCGGGACACGCACGGGCTCGAGCCTTGCCGTCCTCAGGTACTCCGTGGCAGCGATGGCGACATCGCTGGCGACCGGGCTCCGTAGCTTCGCTGCTTTCAGGTTTGCGTTGGGCCTTGGCGAGGCTGGCAACTGGCCGGGCGCGACCAAGGCCGTCTCCGAGTGGTTCCCGCGACGAGAATCGGGATGGGCAGTCGCCCTGTTCGACAGCGGATCGTCGATTGGCGGGGCACTGGCACCTTGGATCGTGCTGACGATCTATCACGCGTTCGGGAGCTGGCGGCCAGCCTTCCTGCTGACCGGCATGCTCGGGCTCCTGTGGTTGCTCGCCTTCCGCACGCTCTACCGTCGTCCGGAGGATCACGGGAGACTCTCGGTCGAGGAGCGCGAGTACATCCTCGCGGATCGACCGACGCTCACGTCGAGCGAAGAGCAGGCCACGCAAGCCATGCCGTATCGCACGCTTCTCGGATTGCGCCAGACGTGGGGCTACATCCTCTCGAAGAGCTTCACCGATCCCGTATGGTTCTTCATTACCGACTGGTTCGCCATCCTCACCTTTGGGTTGCCGGTGAACGAAGGGCGGTTCTCTTCGGCGGCGGAGATCGACGGCTTCTACCGGCAACTGCTCGAGCAGTTCCGGGCGGTTCCTGGCGTCGTCCGCGCCAGCGTGTGA